The following coding sequences are from one Arachis hypogaea cultivar Tifrunner chromosome 7, arahy.Tifrunner.gnm2.J5K5, whole genome shotgun sequence window:
- the LOC112702564 gene encoding glutamate decarboxylase 4 → MVLSETATGTDVSVHSTFASRYVRASLPRFRMPENSIPKEAAYQIINDELMLDGNPRLNLASFVTTWMEPECDKLIMAAINKNYVDMDEYPVTTELQNRCVNMIAHLFNAPLEDGEPAVGVGTVGSSEAIMLAGLAFKRKWQNRRKEQGLPFDKPNIVTGANVQVCWEKFARYFEVELKEVKLRDDYYVMDPELAVEMVDENTICVAAILGSTLNGEFEDVKRLNDLLEQKNKETGWETPIHVDAASGGFIAPFLYPDLVWDFRLPLVKSINVSGHKYGLVYAGIGWSIWRSKEDLPEELIFHINYLGADQPTFTLNFSKGSSQVIAQYYQLIRLGYEGYKNVMENCRDNMLVLKEGLEKTDRFKIVSKDNGVPLVAFTLKDSSHFNEFQVSDFLRRFGWIVPAYTMPPDAQHVTVLRVVIREDFSRTLAERLVLDVQKVLHELELLPARVVSNTTVTPNGEVVDNNVKVKKSELETQREITMVWKKFVMERKKMNEKMNGVC, encoded by the exons ATGGTTCTTTCAGAAACCGCTACCGGCACCGATGTCTCAGTCCACTCTACCTTCGCCTCGCGCTACGTCCGCGCCTCCCTTCCCAG GTTTAGGATGCCGGAAAATTCGATACCAAAGGAAGCAGCGTATCAGATAATAAACGACGAATTGATGCTGGACGGAAACCCAAGATTGAATCTGGCGTCGTTCGTAACGACATGGATGGAACCTGAGTGCGACAAACTCATCATGGCTGCCATTAATAAAAACTATGTTGACATGGACGAGTACCCTGTCACCACTGAGCTTCAG AACCGATGTGTGAACATGATAGCACATCTATTCAATGCGCCACTCGAAGACGGAGAGCCGGCAGTTGGTGTCGGCACAGTTGGGTCGTCGGAGGCCATAATGTTGGCCGGGTTGGCCTTCAAACGGAAGTGGCAGAACAGAAGGAAGGAACAGGGATTGCCTTTTGACAAGCCCAACATTGTGACTGGTGCCAATGTGCAGGTTTGTTGGGAGAAATTCGCCAGGTACTTCGAGGTGGAACTCAAAGAGGTGAAGCTTCGTGACGATTACTATGTAATGGACCCTGAGTTGGCCGTGGAAATGGTTGATGAGAACACCATTTGTGTGGCTGCAATCCTTGGTTCCACTCTCAATGGAGAGTTTGAAGATGTCAAGCGCCTTAACGacctccttgagcaaaagaaTAAGGAAACAGG ATGGGAAACTCCAATTCACGTGGATGCAGCAAGTGGAGGATTCATAGCGCCATTTCTATATCCAGATCTTGTGTGGGACTTTAGGTTACCATTAGTGAAGAGCATTAATGTTAGTGGCCACAAGTATGGTCTTGTCTATGCAGGCATTGGTTGGTCCATTTGGAGAAGCAAAGAAGACCTTCCTGAGGAACTCATCTTCCATATTAACTATCTTGGTGCTGATCAACCCACTTTTACTCTCAACTTCTCCAAGG GTTCTAGCCAAGTTATTGCTCAGTATTACCAACTAATTCGTTTGGGTTATGAG GGATATAAGAATGTCATGGAAAATTGTAGAGATAACATGCTAGTACTTAAAGAGGGACTCGAGAAAACAGACCGGTTTAAAATTGTATCAAAAGATAACGGCGTGCCGCTGGTGGCCTTCACACTCAAGGACAGTAGCCACTTCAACGAGTTCCAAGTCTCGGACTTCTTGCGTCGCTTTGGTTGGATAGTGCCGGCATACACCATGCCTCCAGACGCACAGCATGTTACCGTGCTGCGTGTTGTCATAAGGGAGGACTTCTCGCGCACCCTCGCGGAGCGCCTTGTCCTCGATGTCCAGAAAGTGTTGCATGAGCTGGAATTGCTTCCTGCAAGGGTAGTGTCCAACACCACCGTGACACCCAATGGAGAAGTTGTGGACAATAATGTGAAAGTCAAGAAGAGTGAATTGGAAACACAAAGGGAAATCACTATGGTTTGGAAGAAATTTGTGAtggagaggaagaagatgaatgagaAGATGAATGGTGTTTGTTAG
- the LOC112702563 gene encoding L-type lectin-domain containing receptor kinase VIII.1, protein MSLLSFFTFFIFFFFTPTLASTEFDFGTLTLSSLKLLGDAHLNNGTVSLTRDLPVPNSGSGRALYSRPVRFRQPGNHSPASFRTFFSFSVTNLNPSSIGGGLAFVLSPDDDSLGDAGGSLGLAATATKFVAVEFDTLMDAEFKDINGNHVGVDLNSMVSAKVFDLGFINVDLKSGDTVNAWIEFDGSTTVLTVWVSYSNLKPKDPILTMNLDADRYFNDFMYVGFSGSTQGSTETHSVEWWSFSSFFPSSSAGAAAPPPPAVTLMNPGANSAGSSSSLSPPPSIAPSVAQKESKSSSCHNGLCKENLGAVAGVVTAGAFVLALFAGALIWVYSKKFKRVKKLDTLGSEIIKMPKQFSYKELKAATKCFNANRIIGHGAFGTVYKGVMPENGEIVAVKRCSHSSQGKNEFLSELSIIGTLRHRNLVRLQGWCHEKGEILLVYDLMPNGSLDKALFEARMPLPWSHRRKILLGVASALAYLHQECENQVIHRDIKTSNIMLDEGFNARLGDFGLARQTEHDKSPDATVAAGTMGYLAPEYLLTGKATEKTDVFSYGAVVLEVASGRRPIEKDATGAGKGGVSSNLVEWVWTLHREGRLLLAADPRLENEFDEAEMRRVLMVGLACSNSDPLARPSMRSVVQMLVGDAEVPIVPTTKPNTGLSTSHSQLLLSLQDSVSDIDGIITISTSTSENSFSGIDIV, encoded by the coding sequence ATGTCGCTTCTTTCCTTCTTCacattcttcatctttttcttcttcacacCCACCCTTGCTTCCACCGAGTTTGACTTTGGAACCTTAACGCTCAGTTCTCTCAAGCTCCTCGGCGACGCTCACTTGAACAACGGAACTGTCAGCCTCACGCGCGACCTTCCCGTCCCCAACTCCGGCTCCGGCAGAGCCTTATATTCTCGTCCGGTCAGATTCCGCCAACCGGGAAACCATTCTCCGGCCAGCTTCCGAACCTTcttctcattttctgtaaccaatctcaacccttcatcaattggcgGCGGCCTCGCATTTGTCCTCTCGCCGGACGACGACTCCCTCGGCGACGCCGGCGGAAGTCTCGGCCTCGCCGCCACCGCCACGAAGTTCGTCGCCGTTGAATTCGACACGTTAATGGACGCTGAGTTCAAGGACATTAACGGTAACCACGTCGGCGTGGACTTAAATAGCATGGTTTCGGCGAAGGTTTTCGACTTGGGATTCATCAATGTCGATCTCAAAAGCGGTGACACGGTGAACGCGTGGATCGAGTTCGATGGATCAACAACGGTTTTAACGGTTTGGGTCTCGTACTCGAATCTGAAACCGAAAGACCCCATTTTGACAATGAATCTTGACGCCGATCGATACTTCAACGATTTTATGTATGTAGGGTTTTCTGGTTCTACACAAGGAAGCACCGAGACTCACAGTGTTGAATGGTGGAGCTTTAGCTCTTTCTTTCCATCGTCGTCGGCGGGGGCGGCGGCGCCGCCACCGCCGGCGGTTACTCTGATGAACCCGGGGGCTAATTCAGCCGGTTCTTCGTCGTCGTTGTCGCCACCGCCATCAATTGCGCCTTCAGTGGCACAAAAGGAGAGTAAGTCGTCTTCTTGCCACAATGGTTTGTGTAAAGAAAATTTGGGTGCGGTTGCCGGTGTTGTTACTGCTGGTGCTTTTGTTCTTGCTTTATTTGCTGGTGCTTTGATTTGGGTTTATTCTAAGAAATTCAAGCGTGTTAAGAAATTGGATACTCTTGGTTCTGAGATTATTAAGATGCCTAAGCAGTTTAGTTATAAGGAGTTGAAGGCTGCTACTAAGTGTTTCAATGCTAATAGGATCATTGGTCATGGTGCTTTTGGTACTGTGTATAAAGGTGTTATGCCTGAGAATGGAGAAATTGTTGCGGTGAAGAGGTGTAGCCACAGTAGTCAAGGTAAGAATGAGTTCTTGTCTGAGTTGTCCATAATTGGAACCCTTCGGCACCGGAATCTTGTTAGGCTTCAGGGTTGGTGTCACGAGAAAGGCGAGATTTTGTTGGTGTATGACTTGATGCCTAATGGGAGTTTGGATAAGGCTTTGTTCGAGGCCCGGATGCCTCTGCCTTGGTCTCACCGGAGAAAGATTTTGTTGGGGGTGGCATCCGCATTGGCCTACTTGCATCAAGAGTGTGAGAATCAGGTTATTCATAGGGATATTAAGACTAGTAACATAATGTTGGATGAAGGGTTTAATGCCAGGTTGGGGGATTTTGGTTTGGCAAGGCAAACTGAGCATGATAAGTCTCCGGATGCCACAGTGGCGGCCGGAACAATGGGGTACCTGGCGCCCGAGTATCTCCTTACTGGCAAAGCTACTGAGAAGACTGATGTGTTTAGTTACGGGGCAGTGGTCCTTGAGGTTGCTAGTGGGAGAAGACCAATAGAGAAAGATGCTACTGGGGCTGGAAAAGGCGGTGTTAGTAGCAATTTGGTAGAATGGGTTTGGACTTTGCATAGGGAAGGGAGGTTGCTATTGGCGGCAGATCCGAGACTCGAGAACGAATTCGACGAAGCGGAGATGAGGAGGGTGCTGATGGTTGGGCTAGCTTGCTCGAACTCGGACCCGTTGGCTCGGCCTTCGATGAGGAGTGTGGTTCAGATGCTGGTTGGTGATGCTGAAGTTCCTATTGTCCCAACAACAAAACCAAATACAGGTTTAAGTACCTCACACTCTCAACTCTTACTGAGCTTGCAAGATAGTGTATCTGACATTGACGGAATAATCACCATTTCTACCTCAACTTCAGAGAACAGCTTCAGTGGTATAGATATAGTCTGA